DNA from Streptomyces sp. Edi4:
CTGTCCACATGTCCGGCATATCCGGCGTTTGTCCGACCTGACGCCCGGGCCCTGACAGGAACCGCAACCCCTAAGACGACATGACGGATCGCACTGGATTACTTCCGCCTTTAGGCCGGACGGCAGAAATCGAGCGAATAGAGCAGTTACTTGCCGACGGGAGAGCCGGGTACAGCGGCACCCTCACCGTCCAGGGACCTCCTGGGATCGGCACGACGAGGCTGCTCCTGGAAGCCCAACAGGCGGCCGAGCAGGGCGGCTACACCGTCTCCTCCTTCCTGACGCCTGCCGCGGGGAGGACGGCGGGACGCGAGGAGACCGCATCCCTGCGGGCCATGCTCGCGCCCGCGGCTCCGAGCGCCAAACCGCGTCTTGTCATCGTGGACCACCTGCACGACGCGCCCAAGGAATTGACGGAGGCCGTAGCGTCACTTGCCCGTTACAGGCTCCCGGAGCATTCCCGCGAAGCCCCGCTGGTGCGGATTATCGGAATCCGCACCGGATTGCAAGACCCCTCGATGCGCCGCCTTTCCCATGAGTTCACCGGAGACAACCGGATAGAACTCGGCAGACTCTCCGACGCCACCTCCACGGAACTTGCCGCCGGCCTCCTGGGCGCGGCGCCCGACCCGCGGCTCGCCGCCGCGATCTCGGGCGCGGGAGGCAACCCTCTACTGACCGTGGAACTGATCCACGGATTACGCGAAGAGGGCTTGGTGGAGATCTCCCGCGACCGAGCCCGACTGCTGGACGAGCGCGTTCCGCGACGCGTGCGCGACCTCGCACAGCACTGGCTCGGCTCCCTGTCGGACAAGGCCCGCCAACTCGTCCAGGTGGCCGCGGCCGTCGGTGGATCCTTCATGGTCGTCGAAGTCGCATCGATGCTGCGGGAGACCACCGCGTCGATGCTTCCCGCTCTGAACGAGGCCCTCGATTCGGGCCTGTTGATCTGCCCCGGCGAACAGACCCTCTTCCAGCACGAGTTGATACGGCGCGCCATCGCCGACGCGCTCCCGGCCGCGGTCCGCCAGGCGCTGCGCCAGGACATCGCCGCCTTGAGCAGCCAGCGCTGCCTCCAAGTGCCGATACCGCCGGAGTTCCTGGTCACCGGCGGCCCGGTTGCCGCCTCTCCCCCCGCCCACCTGCCCGCGTCCACGGACGCGCCCTCCCCGCCGCCGGTATCGGCCCCTCCCCCGCCACCGTCCGACGGGCCCGGAGTGGTCCACCGGCTGCTGCCCGCCCTGCTGATGGCCCGCAGCACCCGCACGGAGCCTCTGCCGCTGGGGCTCACCGAGGCGCTGCGCAGCGGCCTGACCGCCGTACTGGAGGCTCATTACGCCCTCGTGGAACCCACCACGGCCCACCCCCCGCTCGCGGAGCGCACCGACCGGATCACCCGGAACACGGTCTCGCTCTTCTCCAACGGCACGGAGCGCACCGCCGCTCGTGCGCGTGCCGTGCTCGCCGGACACCAGGGGCGCCCGGACGAGGCGGACGTGGTGACGGCCACCGTGGTCGTGTCCAACCTGGAGTGGGCGCAGGGAAACCTGGCCGAAGGGCTCAAGTGGGCACAGCGCGCCGTCGAGAGCCTGGGTCCGGCCACCCCGCCCATGTGGTCCCCCTACGTCAAAATGGCGCTGGCCACCAAACTCTCCGACACCGGCCGCTTCGAGGAGGCCGAGGAACTGATCGACACGGCGCGGGCGGAGGCCGAGGCACTTGGGCACCCACACACGGCCACTCCGTTGATCGCCCGGGCCAGGGTGCTGCTCCAGTCCAGTCGGCTCCAGGAGGCGCAGGCCTGCGCCCAGTCCGGGCTCGAGATCGCGGCGCGGACCGGCGGCGGCTGGGTCGTGCCGGTGGGACAGGCGGTACTGATCCTGGTCGCCCTGCGCCGCGGCGACCTGGCGTCGGCCTCCGACTACGTATGGCGGTGCCGGGCGGCCGTGGGCGCCGACTGCACGGTCTTCCCCTCCATCCACTTCGACTGGGGCGAGTGCCTGGTGGCCACCGTGCAACTCGGCCCGCAGCGCACGGCTGAAGTCCTGACGACGACGTACGCCCATCTCCTCACCTCCCCCCAGCTGTTCGTGGAGGAGGCGGCAGCGGCTGCCTGGCTCGTCAGGCTCGCCCTGGCCGCGGACGACATCCCGCTCGCCTCGACCGTGGTGACGGCCGCCGAGAGGTTCGCGGCGGCCAACGCCGGGCACCCCACCCTGGCGGTCGGCGCGCTGCATGCCAGGGGATTGCTGGAACGGAACTCCGAAGCACTGCGCCAAGCCGCCCGCGAGCACGTCAGCCCCTGCGCGGGCGCGCTCGCCGAGGAGGACCTGGGGATGCTCCTGAGCGCGCAGGAGGAGACCGGCGCTCTTGGCGCCGCGGCACTGCGGTCCGCGGAGGGGCGCTTCGCGCAGATCGGCTCGCAGGGCGACATCGCGCGCATCCGCGCCTTCACCGAGGAACGACAGGCTCCCCTCACGAACGCTCCTCGCCGGGCCGAGGCCGCCACCACGGGCTGGGAGGCGCTTTCGGAGACCGAGCGGTCCATCGCCCTGCTGGTCAGCGACGGGCTGACCAACCGCCAGGTGGCGCGACGGGTCAGTCTGTCCCCGCACACCGTCAATTACCACCTCAGAGCGATCTTCCGGAAGCTTGACATCAGTTCCCGGGTGGAAGTCGCCCGCCACATCACGCACGGCGCTTGAAACGCGCACCGTCGAAAGGAAGAGTCAGCCATGGCCGAGCCCTTCAGCGTCCGGGTCACCGTCCGCGTCTACGAGACCGACGCGCAAGGACACCTCAACGGAAACGTCTACCTCCAGCACGCCGAGCACGCTCGCTGGGAACTGTTGAACGCGGCTGGGATCAATCAGGGGGATCTGCTGAAGAAGCGGGTCAGTCCGGTCAACCTGGAGACGACCATCCGGTACCACCGCGAGGTGGTCGCCGGTGACGAGGTGGACATCAGCTGCGCCTTCGTCTTCGGCGAGGGCAAGAGCTTCCGGGTGGAGCAGACCATGACCAAGGCCGACGGCACCCTCGTGGCGGAGGTCTTCAACGTGGGCGGCATCCTCGACCTGGACGCGCGCAAACTCGTCTCCGATCCCCGCGAGTACTTCCGCTCGGTGGCGGCCAATCCCGAGGTGGCCGGCCTCTGACCGCACCGTACGGAGACGGACGACGTCGGCCCTCCCCCGCTCCTCGTCGGCTGGGGAGGGCCGACGCGCGTCACGCGCCGACACGTTCCCGCAGCTCCGGCGTCATCAGTTCGTCGGAGGGCAGTACGCCGGAGATCGTGGAGAAGAACCGCGCGGTCAGCTGCGGATCGCCCACGATGGCGCGCATCAGCGGCAGTCGACGGCCCGGCCGCAGCTCCGCCGCCGCCAGGGTGTCCCGGTAGCCGTCCATGACCAGGCCGTCGCGTCGCTCAGCGTACTGGCGCATCGACTTGTCCAGCCTCGAATCGTCTCGCAGCCCGTCGTCGACGGACTCGACGAGCGCGACGGCCTGCCGGAAGGCGTCGGTGATGCCCTTTCCGGTGAGCGAGTCCTTGTGGTGGCCCGCGTCACCCACCAGCGCCCAGCCGGGGCCGGCGGCCTGGCGGAAGAAGTTGCGCTGGTCCCCGGTGCCGAAGAGCCGGTCCTCCTGCGTCGCACCCGCCATCCGGTCGGCGAGCGCGGGTGTGATGGCGGAGATGTTCTCCAGGTAGGCGGTACGGGCGTCGGCGCGCACCCGCTCGTACTGCGCCATCGGGAAGTAGGTGGCGACCAGGGTCAGGCCGTCGTTGGTCGGAACGAACCCCGCCCATCTGCGGGAGCTCTCGTACACTTCGAAGCCGGTGTCGATGCCCGACCAGAACGAGTAGTACACGCAGGTCAGCATGGGGTCCTCCAGCTCGGTGCGGGCGCCCGCGAGGCCGGCGACCTTCGAGCGCATGCCGTCCGCGCCCACCACCAGATGAGCCCGCTCCTCGAACTGCCTCCCGCCCGAGCGGTAGCGGACGCCGACCACCCGGCCTTTCTCGAACACCAGCTCGTCGACCGCCGACTGCTCACGGAACTCCGCTCCCGCGGCGACCGCCCCTTCGGTGAGGATGCGGTCCAGGAGGTAGCGGCGCGGGGCGTACGCGGCGGTGACACCGTCGGCAGGCCACGAACAGCCTTCGAGGGCCACGTCCTTGACCTGGTGTCGGATGCGTTCGATCGGCGGGCAGCCGGTGGCCGCGACGGGCTCCAGCAGCCCCCAGCGCTTGAGATGGGCGACGCCGGGCTGATGGATGTAGAGGGTCGAGAGGGTGTCGCGGGGATGGCGGATGCGGTCCAGCAGCAGCACGCGGTATCCGGCACGGGCGAAGAGCATCGCGGTCGGGGAGCCCGCGGCCCGCGCTCCCACCACTATGACGTCGTACACGGGACGACCATGCCTTTCCTGAGGGTCAAAGGTACGGGGGCCGGGGCCCGGCGGAGGCCCGGGTCGGAAGTCGGGAGTCCGCGTGGAAGCGCGGCGTACGGTGCGCGGCGGCACGGGGCGCCGGCCGTACGGGGTCAGCCGACGCCTGCCTTGCTCAGGGCGTCGGCGAGTGAGCGCAGGGTCCGCAGGCCGTCCTCCGGGTCGGTGGGGAAGATCATCGCGGAGAGCGTGGTGACTCCCGCCTCCGCGTGCTCCCGCAGGAGATCGGCTATGCGCTCGACGGGGCCCAGCAGACACGTACGTTCCAGGAACTCCTGGGGTATTGCCGCGGCAGCCTCGCGCGGACGGCCCTCCAGGTACAGCTCCTGGACGCGGCGCGCGGCATCCGGGTATCCCATGCGGGCGGCAAGACGGTTGTAGAAGTTCTCCTTGCGGGAGCCCATACCGCCCAGATAGTGCGCGGTGTACATGCGGACCCGGTCGGCGCAGCCGGCGA
Protein-coding regions in this window:
- a CDS encoding LuxR C-terminal-related transcriptional regulator; amino-acid sequence: MTDRTGLLPPLGRTAEIERIEQLLADGRAGYSGTLTVQGPPGIGTTRLLLEAQQAAEQGGYTVSSFLTPAAGRTAGREETASLRAMLAPAAPSAKPRLVIVDHLHDAPKELTEAVASLARYRLPEHSREAPLVRIIGIRTGLQDPSMRRLSHEFTGDNRIELGRLSDATSTELAAGLLGAAPDPRLAAAISGAGGNPLLTVELIHGLREEGLVEISRDRARLLDERVPRRVRDLAQHWLGSLSDKARQLVQVAAAVGGSFMVVEVASMLRETTASMLPALNEALDSGLLICPGEQTLFQHELIRRAIADALPAAVRQALRQDIAALSSQRCLQVPIPPEFLVTGGPVAASPPAHLPASTDAPSPPPVSAPPPPPSDGPGVVHRLLPALLMARSTRTEPLPLGLTEALRSGLTAVLEAHYALVEPTTAHPPLAERTDRITRNTVSLFSNGTERTAARARAVLAGHQGRPDEADVVTATVVVSNLEWAQGNLAEGLKWAQRAVESLGPATPPMWSPYVKMALATKLSDTGRFEEAEELIDTARAEAEALGHPHTATPLIARARVLLQSSRLQEAQACAQSGLEIAARTGGGWVVPVGQAVLILVALRRGDLASASDYVWRCRAAVGADCTVFPSIHFDWGECLVATVQLGPQRTAEVLTTTYAHLLTSPQLFVEEAAAAAWLVRLALAADDIPLASTVVTAAERFAAANAGHPTLAVGALHARGLLERNSEALRQAAREHVSPCAGALAEEDLGMLLSAQEETGALGAAALRSAEGRFAQIGSQGDIARIRAFTEERQAPLTNAPRRAEAATTGWEALSETERSIALLVSDGLTNRQVARRVSLSPHTVNYHLRAIFRKLDISSRVEVARHITHGA
- a CDS encoding NAD(P)/FAD-dependent oxidoreductase, coding for MYDVIVVGARAAGSPTAMLFARAGYRVLLLDRIRHPRDTLSTLYIHQPGVAHLKRWGLLEPVAATGCPPIERIRHQVKDVALEGCSWPADGVTAAYAPRRYLLDRILTEGAVAAGAEFREQSAVDELVFEKGRVVGVRYRSGGRQFEERAHLVVGADGMRSKVAGLAGARTELEDPMLTCVYYSFWSGIDTGFEVYESSRRWAGFVPTNDGLTLVATYFPMAQYERVRADARTAYLENISAITPALADRMAGATQEDRLFGTGDQRNFFRQAAGPGWALVGDAGHHKDSLTGKGITDAFRQAVALVESVDDGLRDDSRLDKSMRQYAERRDGLVMDGYRDTLAAAELRPGRRLPLMRAIVGDPQLTARFFSTISGVLPSDELMTPELRERVGA
- a CDS encoding acyl-CoA thioesterase; amino-acid sequence: MAEPFSVRVTVRVYETDAQGHLNGNVYLQHAEHARWELLNAAGINQGDLLKKRVSPVNLETTIRYHREVVAGDEVDISCAFVFGEGKSFRVEQTMTKADGTLVAEVFNVGGILDLDARKLVSDPREYFRSVAANPEVAGL